The genome window AAATCCATTAAAAACATTAATCGgtagtgaagaaaatggacGAATACGCTTTTACAAATAAATCATGAACCCTTAGTCTAACAATCATATGATTTCAGATTTAGATGATTTTTGGTAAACATAATTTTTAAAAGAAGACCTAAAAGATAAATAATTCGGATCCTTAAAATACATTAACCCCAAAAAAACTTTCgtgaaaaattatataaaaaaaaagatgccTCCGATCCGTCCCAttactcttaaaaaaaattcaataaagcTCTAATTATATTTTGGATCCAGTTGTTTGGAAAGGCCCACAATATTTCAGTAACCCAAACCCGTTAGGCGCAAAACAACGGGAGGGTAAATTGGTAAAAGAACGAAACGAAATCGAACCGGCGGGGGCGCCAAGGCGACAAAAATCCAAACCAAAAACCGTCGAAACCCGAAATTGGCGCCAAAACACGTAAACATTTCAAAAAGTCTCCCGCCGGAATAAAGTAATACAAAAACCCCCGACTCCAACACGCAGACGCTCTCATATCACCATCTCTCCGCCTCCATacatttttagagagagaaagctagagagagagagagagaatggcgAAGTTAGGGCCAACCCCAGATGCGATTTCGATCATCTTGGCGAACAAGTCGCCGGATGAGTCCGTTGAGCTGCCGGAGATCGTGGTTCAGGTCTGCGATCTCACCCCCAGGGGCAAGTCTTTCATGTGAGCTTTTTATCTTTCTCTTTGTATTTTTGCTTTTTcggtttcatttgtttctgggttttagTTTAGGGCTTTCAGAAATCCCTTTTTAGATCTGGATCCGGTtgctctcttcaatttttggagATTTAAGTTCTGGGTTTTCTGAACTGATTTGTGATGAGTTTGGATTGTGaagtttttgggtttgatcGAGGTTCTTGCGTTTTGGAATGTGGTGCTCTAGGTTTACTGCTACTGATGGAACTGCGAAGCTAAAGGGGATGCTCTCCTCGCGGCTGGCTCCCCAGGTCACCTCTGGGGAGATTCAGAATCTGGGTCTCATTCGCGTTTTGGGTTACTCTGTTAATTTCAATTCGAACTTGTCCGAAAAGTAAGCGATTCAgactctctctccccctcttttGAAATGTTGGGAATGGaatgttgaagttttgttttggtttttttgttttgttgttttcagCTATCTGCTTGTAACAAAATGTGAGGTGGTTTCGCCTGCGCTTgaggcggaggtgaaaaatgaGGTCAAAAGGGAAGATGTTGGGATCATATTGAATCCCAAGCAAGAAATGGTTTCAGAATCTGCTGCCCAAATTGTGCATGAGCAGGCTGGGAAGGTCAAAAAGGAAGATGTTGGGGTTATATTGAAGCCCAAGCAAGAAATGGTTTCAAAATCTGCTGCCCAAATTGTGCATGAGCAGGCTGGGAAGtaagtgtttttgttttgctGCCAATCAGTTGTGACTCTGTATTTGAATTTATGATTGTGTTTGTTGATAGTTTGGTTTTGTATGTATTGATTTCAGTATGGCCCCATCTGCGAGAATGGCTATGACACGAAGGGTTCACCCGCTTGTTTCCTTGAACCCTTACCAAGGAAATTGGACCATAAAGGTTCGAGTTACAAACAAGGGTACCATGCGTACATACAAGAATGCTAGAGGTGAAGGTTGCGTCTTCAATGTGGAGTTAACAGATCAAGATGTAAGCCACAAGCTCATTTGATTTTGTTGGCATTCTTAGTTTCCCGATAACAATGGCTTAATGTATGTGGTGTAGTGATTCTTATGTTGTGTAAATTTGTTTATGTTGGTTTAGGGCACCCAAATTCAAGCAACAATGTTCAATGAAGCTGCAAAGAAGTTCTTTGAGAAGTTTGAGTTAGGGAAGGTTTATTACATTTCAAAGGGATCTCTGAGGGTTGCTAACAAGCAGTTTAAGACGGTGCAAAATGATTATGAAATGACTTTGAATGAGAATTCTGAGGTGGAAGAAGCTAGCAATGAAGCAGCTTTTGTTCCTGAAGTAAAATTCAATTTTGTGCCCATTGATATGTTGGGTCCTTTTGTTAATGGAAAGGAGCTTGTGGGTAAGCAACCACTCCTCGAATCTGTTTTGATATGTGTCTTCTGCTTTCTCAATTACTTGTATCTGCTTTATATCTTAGATGTTATTGGGGTTGTTCAAAATGTGTCTCCTACAATGAGCATTAGAAGGAAGAGCAACAATGAGAGTATTCCAAAGCGTGATATCACCATTGCTGATGAAACGTAAGCTTACGGTACTTCTTGTTTAGCAACTGACTACAATTGCCATATGTTAACACTGTGTATTGAATCAATTTGTATATGAACTGCAGGAAGAAGACAGTTGTGGTTTCTTTATGGGGTGAGCTCGCAACTGGTGTAGGCCAGGAATTGCTTGACATTGCTGATCAATCTCCCGTAGTTGCTATCAAGTCCCTCAAAGTTGGAGACTTCCAAGGTTGCCTAAAAGTTTATATAACAGTTCAAAGGATTATGCATTTCTGAACCAACATGAACACTCAAAGTTCCTGATAGTAATGTACTCTTGTATATTGTTGCAGGTGTATCGTTGTCAACATTGAGCAGGAGCACAATATTGGTTAATCCAGAGTTACCTGAAGCACAGAAGTTGAGGTCTTGGTAAGTTATTTTTCATCAGGATTTtaccttctcttttttttatctACATGAGTTATCTATGATTATGTTTTCTGGTACCCGAAAAATGATTAAATTGCCTTAATTGTCAGGTATGATTCTGAAGGTAAAGAATCTTCTTTGGCCTCTATTGGCTCTGGTATGAGCCCTTCAGCCAAGAATGGAGGAAGGTCCATGTACTCTGACAGAGTCACCCTGTCTCATATATCTGAAGACCCGTCCTTGGGTGAGGATAAGGTATAACCACTTTATCCATGGCTCTTAATTACATAAGAATCTTTATTTCAATAGAATTGAAAATCTTGAAACTTTTATGAATTTTGGTTGTActgaatatttttgtttttgtcctATGCAGCCTGTGTTTTTCAGTGTTAAAGCGTTCATAAGTTCGATCAGGCCTGATCAGACAATGTGGTACCGTGCTTGCAAAACTTGTAACAAGAAAGTGACTGAAGCTATTGGGTCTGGTTATTGGTGTGAAGGGTGCCAGAAAAACGATGAAGAATGCAGTTTACGGTAAAATACAGTTCAATATTTCATGATAAGGATGCTATTGGCGTTTTTATACAGATTCCCAACTTCTCTTATCCATTTTGTTCTCTTTCCAGGTACATATTGGTTGTGAGAGTTACTGATGTAAGTGGGGAAACGTATCTTTCTCTTTTCAATGACGAAGCTGAGAGGGTCCTCGGGTGCTCTGCAGATGAACTGGACAAATTGAAATCACAGGTACATCTTTACAATTCAATTCAGGGTGCTTATTACAAATGATTAACTCAACCATGAAATATCAGCAGCTGGTTTCTAATCTTTGAAACTTCTACATTTTGTTTCAGGACGGAGACGGGAATGAATTCCAACAAAAACTGAAAGAAGCAACTTGGGTTCCTCATCTTTTTAGGGTCAGTGTTACTCTGAATGAGTACAATAACGAGAAGCGGAAGAGGATAACTGCCAGGGCAGTTGCTCCAGTTGATTTTGCTGCTGAATCGAGGTTTTTGCTTGAAGACATATCGAAGATGAAGGCGTCATAAGTTAACGATCTAGAAGGATGAAGAATGAAAATGTTATCTAGGCAGATCTAACTTTAATCTCTCTGGTTTAGGTTTTGTAT of Malus sylvestris chromosome 6, drMalSylv7.2, whole genome shotgun sequence contains these proteins:
- the LOC126625787 gene encoding replication protein A 70 kDa DNA-binding subunit B-like; amino-acid sequence: MAKLGPTPDAISIILANKSPDESVELPEIVVQVCDLTPRGKSFMFTATDGTAKLKGMLSSRLAPQVTSGEIQNLGLIRVLGYSVNFNSNLSENYLLVTKCEVVSPALEAEVKNEVKREDVGIILNPKQEMVSESAAQIVHEQAGKVKKEDVGVILKPKQEMVSKSAAQIVHEQAGNMAPSARMAMTRRVHPLVSLNPYQGNWTIKVRVTNKGTMRTYKNARGEGCVFNVELTDQDGTQIQATMFNEAAKKFFEKFELGKVYYISKGSLRVANKQFKTVQNDYEMTLNENSEVEEASNEAAFVPEVKFNFVPIDMLGPFVNGKELVDVIGVVQNVSPTMSIRRKSNNESIPKRDITIADETKKTVVVSLWGELATGVGQELLDIADQSPVVAIKSLKVGDFQGVSLSTLSRSTILVNPELPEAQKLRSWYDSEGKESSLASIGSGMSPSAKNGGRSMYSDRVTLSHISEDPSLGEDKPVFFSVKAFISSIRPDQTMWYRACKTCNKKVTEAIGSGYWCEGCQKNDEECSLRYILVVRVTDVSGETYLSLFNDEAERVLGCSADELDKLKSQDGDGNEFQQKLKEATWVPHLFRVSVTLNEYNNEKRKRITARAVAPVDFAAESRFLLEDISKMKAS